In the Candidatus Saccharibacteria bacterium oral taxon 488 genome, one interval contains:
- the rplM gene encoding 50S ribosomal protein L13 has translation MKTYSQKPSDVSRRWVLFDASELPLGRLATEIAKHLTGKYKPTYTPHVDGGDYVVVINAANTVVTGYKETDKYYYRHSGFPGGIKETQFKEMRERHPERIIEEAVKGMLPKNKLQAERLKRLRVFAGSEHAHTAQTPEKVEVK, from the coding sequence ATGAAGACATATTCACAAAAACCATCTGACGTTTCTCGCCGCTGGGTATTGTTTGACGCGAGCGAATTGCCACTGGGACGCCTAGCAACTGAAATTGCTAAACACCTGACTGGTAAATACAAGCCAACTTACACGCCGCACGTTGATGGCGGTGACTATGTGGTGGTTATTAACGCTGCAAACACCGTCGTTACTGGTTACAAAGAAACCGACAAGTATTACTACCGTCACAGTGGTTTCCCAGGCGGCATCAAAGAAACGCAGTTCAAAGAAATGCGTGAACGCCACCCAGAACGAATTATTGAAGAAGCTGTCAAAGGCATGCTGCCAAAGAACAAATTGCAAGCAGAGCGCCTCAAGCGCCTCCGCGTATTTGCTGGCAGCGAGCATGCTCACACAGCACAAACCCCAGAGAAAGTTGAGGTAAAGTAA
- a CDS encoding 50S ribosomal protein L36, translated as MKVRASVKKIDKDPKKGDKLVRRKGRLYVINKRKPKNKQRQG; from the coding sequence ATGAAAGTTCGTGCAAGTGTCAAGAAGATCGACAAAGATCCCAAGAAAGGTGACAAGCTAGTGCGCCGCAAAGGCCGCCTATACGTCATCAACAAACGAAAACCTAAGAACAAGCAAAGGCAGGGTTAA
- the rpsI gene encoding 30S ribosomal protein S9, whose translation MATDTYFYGLGRRKSASASVRLLPGKGTITINGKAAAEYLDGNKTLLAEVTDPLAIVSKQKEYDVTILVKGGGLAGQVDAIKLGIAKALTAAHADLRPVLKKAELLKRDPREKERKKYGLRSARKREQFSKR comes from the coding sequence ATGGCTACTGATACCTATTTCTACGGCTTGGGACGACGCAAAAGCGCCTCGGCAAGTGTTCGCTTGCTTCCTGGCAAGGGTACCATCACCATCAACGGCAAAGCAGCCGCTGAGTACTTGGATGGCAACAAAACCTTGCTGGCAGAAGTAACCGACCCACTAGCCATCGTCAGCAAGCAAAAGGAATACGACGTTACCATCTTGGTGAAAGGTGGTGGTCTCGCTGGTCAAGTTGACGCCATCAAGCTTGGCATCGCCAAAGCATTGACGGCCGCTCACGCTGATCTGCGCCCGGTCCTGAAGAAGGCTGAGCTGCTCAAGCGCGACCCACGCGAGAAAGAGCGCAAGAAATACGGTCTGCGTTCCGCCCGCAAGCGCGAACAATTCTCCAAGCGTTAA
- a CDS encoding RluA family pseudouridine synthase, which produces MKISPRTVLKIARLYHLADDNTPIKALRHLKVQTDESHIVAEFILNKQHFAVLYGSIVDEESIDELWPGRPANAEILPNPLDASCTETPFQGKFVIMLHIVSTKQRLDVHLSTDFDPSISRSLWQKYIKAGHVSVNHQVVTAPKFEVNETDEIAAKLPEQEQTSAELPILYEDDDVMVVNKPSGLLTHAKGGLSTEPTVAEIIRPKTSFASGTDRPGIVHRLDRDTSGVLIIAKHPEAAAHLQRQFAQRTTKKTYLAVTDGVPKLAAAKIDLPIGRNPAAPSTFRVDPNGKPAQTTYRVLASTDTQALIELKPTTGRTHQLRVHMAYLNTPILGDRVYGKLNASRLMLHAHKLEITLPSGERKTFEAAAPEEFRQSFPKLAATQDEMSEATHD; this is translated from the coding sequence GTGAAAATCTCGCCGCGCACCGTCCTCAAAATCGCCAGGCTATATCACCTGGCGGACGACAATACGCCCATCAAAGCCTTGCGCCATCTGAAGGTTCAGACGGACGAATCGCACATCGTGGCGGAATTTATCTTGAACAAGCAGCATTTCGCCGTACTCTACGGCTCAATTGTTGACGAAGAATCAATTGACGAATTGTGGCCCGGTAGGCCCGCCAACGCTGAGATATTGCCAAACCCGCTTGATGCGAGCTGCACCGAAACGCCGTTTCAGGGCAAGTTCGTCATCATGCTCCACATCGTGTCGACCAAGCAGCGCCTGGACGTCCACTTATCCACGGACTTTGACCCGTCAATTTCGCGCAGTCTCTGGCAAAAATACATCAAAGCTGGGCATGTTTCGGTTAATCATCAAGTGGTGACGGCGCCAAAGTTCGAGGTTAATGAGACCGACGAGATCGCCGCCAAGCTGCCAGAGCAGGAGCAGACCAGTGCAGAGCTGCCGATATTATACGAAGACGACGACGTGATGGTGGTGAATAAGCCAAGCGGGCTCCTGACGCATGCCAAAGGCGGACTATCGACCGAACCAACCGTGGCGGAAATTATTCGCCCTAAAACATCGTTTGCCTCGGGCACCGACCGGCCGGGCATCGTCCATCGGCTCGACCGCGACACCTCGGGCGTACTCATCATCGCCAAACACCCTGAGGCTGCCGCCCATTTACAGCGGCAATTCGCCCAGCGTACTACCAAAAAAACCTACCTAGCGGTAACCGACGGCGTACCGAAATTAGCCGCCGCAAAGATTGACCTACCGATTGGCCGCAACCCAGCCGCACCCAGCACCTTCCGCGTTGACCCGAACGGCAAGCCCGCCCAGACGACCTACCGCGTGCTGGCGTCAACCGATACTCAGGCGCTGATTGAACTCAAGCCCACCACCGGCCGCACTCACCAGCTGCGCGTTCATATGGCATACCTGAACACGCCAATTCTCGGCGACCGCGTTTACGGTAAACTCAATGCCAGCCGCCTGATGCTTCACGCCCACAAACTAGAAATCACACTGCCATCAGGCGAACGAAAAACCTTTGAGGCGGCCGCTCCAGAAGAATTTCGACAATCATTCCCGAAGCTTGCCGCAACCCAGGACGAGATGAGCGAGGCCACTCATGACTAA
- the trpS gene encoding tryptophan--tRNA ligase, with product MSKPVILTGVRANNDIHIGNYFGAILPIVDMAKRCSADFDINLFIPDLHSFTTPIDHSKLYDSILNNARIYTAAGLPLDNEAIHLYRQSRVPAHSELAWILDCFTGFGEMSRMTQFKDKSGVTDVSEAVDAVLQRYDEQYDMNSMVRYKDIRGSMKLYAATFDGFNKTSPISVGLFNYPVLMAADILLYGATYVPVGDDQTQHLEFTRDIAERMNRKFGDLFIVPKPVAQQHQFFGKDQGLRIKDLVNPTKKMSKSDDTGKGVIFLGDNPRVAHKKIMSATTDSLGKVQYDKENRPGISNLLEILTLVRQDAGRDVTLEQTISEFTGMERYGKFKQIVADEVSEFLANFQARLAAVDEPAIETKLQSSEQAMNLVANETLHRVQTAVGLRR from the coding sequence ATGAGTAAACCCGTCATCCTCACTGGCGTGCGCGCCAACAACGATATTCACATTGGCAATTATTTTGGCGCCATTTTGCCGATTGTCGACATGGCGAAGCGCTGCTCGGCTGATTTTGATATCAATCTGTTCATCCCTGATCTTCACAGCTTTACCACGCCAATTGACCACAGCAAGTTGTATGACAGCATTCTCAATAACGCCCGGATTTATACAGCCGCCGGACTGCCGCTGGACAACGAGGCTATTCATTTGTATCGCCAAAGCCGCGTCCCAGCCCACAGCGAGCTGGCGTGGATTTTGGACTGCTTCACTGGATTTGGCGAGATGAGTCGAATGACGCAGTTTAAAGATAAGAGTGGCGTGACAGACGTTAGCGAGGCCGTTGATGCTGTGCTACAGCGATACGATGAGCAATACGATATGAATAGTATGGTTAGGTATAAAGACATAAGAGGTTCAATGAAACTGTACGCTGCAACATTTGACGGGTTCAACAAGACATCTCCAATTTCCGTCGGTCTCTTCAACTACCCAGTCTTGATGGCCGCCGACATCTTGCTCTACGGCGCCACTTACGTGCCAGTTGGCGATGACCAGACGCAGCACCTGGAATTTACCCGCGACATCGCCGAACGGATGAACCGCAAATTTGGCGACCTGTTCATTGTACCCAAACCAGTTGCTCAGCAGCATCAATTCTTTGGCAAAGACCAGGGCTTGAGAATCAAAGATCTAGTGAACCCGACCAAAAAGATGAGCAAGTCCGACGACACTGGCAAGGGCGTGATTTTCCTCGGCGACAACCCGCGAGTCGCCCACAAAAAAATCATGAGCGCCACCACCGATTCGCTGGGCAAGGTGCAATACGATAAGGAAAACCGACCCGGCATTTCCAACTTGCTGGAGATTTTGACGTTGGTGCGCCAGGACGCCGGACGAGACGTCACACTAGAGCAGACAATTAGCGAGTTCACTGGCATGGAGCGCTACGGCAAGTTCAAGCAAATCGTGGCTGATGAAGTATCGGAATTCTTGGCGAATTTCCAGGCGCGTCTGGCCGCAGTGGACGAGCCAGCGATCGAGACCAAACTCCAATCCAGCGAACAAGCCATGAACCTCGTCGCTAACGAAACCTTGCACCGCGTCCAAACGGCCGTGGGGCTGCGGAGATAG
- a CDS encoding DNA-directed RNA polymerase subunit alpha, with translation MAKAIYNPALASVDDISATSATFLIEPMHAGYGNTLGNSMRRVLLSSIRGGAIVAFRIEGATHEFTTVEGIKEDVVDIMLNLKGVRLRVHTDEPVELRLEKTGGVITAGDIQANGEVEVVNPDHIIATIDDPNKTVIMDLVAEAGRGYQTIEESSANRLHSDMIALDAIFTPVLRVRYKVDSTRVGDETNLEKLALMVETDGTLTPREAFEEAAAILVSQYSALAGSTVVAGAPALGNDEADDSELDMSIEELNLSARTTNALINNEIRTIRDLVTLTEQDLRELKGFGSKALDEVRDKMAELEF, from the coding sequence ATGGCAAAAGCAATTTACAATCCAGCACTCGCGAGCGTTGATGATATTTCCGCGACCAGTGCAACCTTTCTGATCGAGCCGATGCACGCCGGCTACGGCAATACATTAGGTAACTCAATGCGCCGTGTCTTGCTCTCCAGCATCCGTGGTGGCGCGATCGTTGCCTTTCGTATTGAGGGCGCGACGCACGAATTCACCACTGTCGAGGGCATCAAAGAAGATGTCGTTGACATCATGCTGAACCTAAAGGGTGTGCGACTCCGCGTTCACACTGACGAGCCAGTTGAGCTGCGTCTGGAAAAAACTGGTGGTGTTATCACCGCTGGCGACATCCAAGCAAACGGCGAAGTAGAAGTTGTTAACCCAGACCACATCATCGCTACCATTGATGATCCGAACAAGACCGTCATTATGGACTTGGTGGCAGAAGCTGGCCGTGGTTATCAGACGATTGAAGAGTCGAGTGCCAATCGGTTGCACTCCGACATGATCGCGCTCGACGCTATCTTTACACCGGTGCTGCGCGTTCGCTACAAGGTTGACTCGACACGCGTTGGCGACGAGACCAACCTCGAGAAGCTCGCCCTGATGGTGGAGACCGACGGCACATTGACACCGCGCGAAGCCTTTGAGGAAGCAGCGGCTATCCTCGTCAGCCAATATAGCGCACTGGCAGGCTCGACTGTGGTAGCCGGTGCGCCAGCACTGGGCAACGACGAGGCGGATGATTCGGAACTTGACATGTCAATCGAAGAATTAAACCTCAGTGCCCGCACCACGAATGCGCTGATTAACAATGAAATCCGCACGATTCGCGACCTGGTGACTTTGACCGAGCAAGATTTGCGAGAATTGAAAGGCTTTGGTTCAAAGGCACTGGATGAAGTACGCGACAAGATGGCGGAGTTGGAGTTTTAA
- a CDS encoding 30S ribosomal protein S5 — translation MAEQAANTTPRAEGRRPRSPRGGRRDDRRNVRDDAPKEFEELVINIDRVSRVVKGGRRFRFKALVVVGNRKDKVGVGVAKGADVQAAVAKATSVAEKHLITLPLNGETIPHDSEVKFSGARVLIKPAAPGTGIIAGGVVRQIIGVTGVRNLLTKSLGSTNKVNIAYATIEALKSLVPREEWLNAQPVKKVAKKEAK, via the coding sequence ATGGCAGAACAAGCTGCAAATACTACCCCACGCGCAGAAGGCCGCCGGCCTCGCAGTCCGCGTGGCGGTCGCCGCGATGACCGGCGAAATGTGCGTGATGACGCACCAAAAGAGTTTGAAGAATTGGTAATCAACATTGACCGCGTGAGCCGCGTGGTAAAGGGTGGCCGCCGTTTCCGCTTTAAGGCGTTGGTGGTTGTCGGTAACCGCAAGGATAAGGTTGGTGTTGGTGTAGCCAAAGGTGCCGACGTGCAAGCTGCTGTCGCCAAGGCAACCTCAGTTGCCGAGAAGCACTTGATCACCTTGCCGCTGAACGGCGAGACCATTCCACACGACAGCGAAGTTAAGTTCTCAGGTGCCCGAGTGCTAATCAAGCCAGCCGCTCCTGGTACCGGTATTATCGCTGGTGGTGTGGTGCGACAGATCATCGGCGTAACTGGTGTTCGCAACCTGCTGACCAAGTCACTCGGTTCAACCAACAAGGTGAACATCGCCTATGCAACCATTGAAGCATTGAAATCATTGGTTCCGCGCGAAGAATGGCTCAATGCTCAGCCAGTCAAAAAAGTTGCTAAAAAGGAGGCTAAGTAA
- the rpsD gene encoding 30S ribosomal protein S4, with translation MARDNSPIVKQSRREGYALHPKAHKVLARKSGIPGQHAHSRHSKPSLYATQLREKQKVRRLYGLVEKQFARLMNEATRAQEGLAGENLLKLLERRLDNVVYRSGFAVSRRAARQLVSHGHFELNGRRVDIPSIRVKAGDVITVRPKSTKSEYFTQIDNVINNSIQGPLSWLKSDSKKLKIEVTGLPKREEAEADINEQLIVEYYSR, from the coding sequence ATGGCACGAGATAATTCACCGATTGTCAAGCAAAGCCGCCGCGAAGGTTATGCGCTTCATCCAAAAGCACATAAAGTTTTGGCACGAAAATCTGGCATTCCAGGTCAGCACGCACACAGCCGACATAGCAAGCCAAGCTTGTACGCCACGCAGCTGCGCGAAAAGCAAAAAGTTCGCCGCCTGTATGGTTTAGTGGAAAAGCAATTTGCTCGGCTGATGAACGAAGCAACTCGCGCCCAAGAAGGTTTGGCAGGCGAAAATCTGCTCAAGTTGCTGGAGCGCCGCTTGGATAATGTCGTTTATCGTTCTGGATTCGCTGTTAGCCGCCGCGCTGCTCGCCAACTAGTCAGCCACGGCCACTTTGAGCTAAACGGCCGCCGCGTCGATATTCCATCGATTCGCGTTAAAGCTGGCGACGTCATCACCGTTCGCCCAAAGAGCACCAAATCTGAGTACTTTACGCAAATTGACAACGTGATCAACAATTCAATCCAAGGCCCGCTGAGCTGGCTAAAGAGCGATAGCAAGAAGTTGAAGATTGAAGTGACTGGTTTGCCAAAGCGCGAGGAAGCAGAAGCTGATATCAACGAGCAATTAATTGTTGAGTATTACTCACGATAA
- the infA gene encoding translation initiation factor IF-1, whose product MASQKEVIKMIGKVVEALPNTQFRVELENGHSIIAHISGRMRKNYIRLVPGDRVEVEMTPYDLTKGRIVFRLKEERPAHVARNTRRSS is encoded by the coding sequence ATGGCGAGTCAAAAGGAAGTCATCAAGATGATTGGTAAGGTGGTGGAAGCACTGCCTAATACCCAATTTCGGGTGGAACTGGAGAATGGCCATAGTATCATCGCGCACATTTCGGGACGGATGCGCAAGAATTACATCCGCCTGGTGCCTGGTGATAGGGTGGAAGTCGAGATGACTCCTTACGATCTCACAAAGGGTCGCATCGTCTTTCGCCTCAAGGAGGAGCGACCAGCGCACGTGGCTCGAAACACGCGGCGCTCGTCATAA
- a CDS encoding 50S ribosomal protein L18: MTENKKLLNRALRKNRVRAKVSGTAERPRLTVTISNMHVSVQLIDDVAGKTLAAATTVGTKAKGTMSEKCATIGTEIAKKAKKSKISAVVFDRNGRQYAGRLKALADAARQEGLEF, from the coding sequence ATGACTGAGAACAAGAAATTACTCAACCGCGCTCTTCGCAAAAACCGCGTTCGCGCGAAAGTTTCAGGTACTGCAGAGCGCCCACGCCTGACGGTCACCATCAGCAACATGCACGTCAGTGTTCAGCTGATCGACGACGTCGCCGGCAAGACATTGGCTGCCGCAACCACCGTTGGCACCAAAGCAAAAGGTACGATGAGCGAAAAATGCGCTACCATCGGTACGGAAATTGCTAAGAAAGCAAAGAAAAGTAAAATTAGCGCAGTCGTCTTTGACCGTAACGGCCGCCAGTACGCTGGTCGCTTGAAGGCATTGGCTGATGCTGCGCGCCAAGAAGGATTGGAGTTCTAG
- a CDS encoding tetratricopeptide repeat protein, with translation MHMSGLLVILLVMVWAVWYQPSVGEAQNLPVKLSEKLDKLWAIAQESLRENKYLRAEKALLTILRVDEKNATAYNRLGILYAKQRAYKDAIECFEIAQSLEPSASSLHNVGLIYYETQDYVKAALAFEQALDMEANHAARHIAYAKVQEKLGNTKKMLAALEKAAELEPTPHTLNTLAQAYDSTKQPEQAAKLRERATAMLTPDKPAAAPRHSQHPAHPQQARQPRQQSRKVIM, from the coding sequence ATGCATATGTCTGGATTATTAGTTATCCTGCTAGTTATGGTGTGGGCAGTTTGGTATCAGCCGTCAGTCGGCGAAGCGCAAAACTTACCAGTTAAATTGTCAGAGAAACTCGATAAGCTCTGGGCCATCGCTCAAGAGTCGCTGCGCGAAAACAAATATCTGCGTGCCGAGAAGGCACTCCTAACCATCCTGCGCGTCGATGAGAAAAATGCCACGGCCTACAACCGCCTGGGGATTTTATACGCCAAGCAGCGCGCCTACAAGGACGCCATCGAATGTTTTGAAATCGCCCAGAGCCTCGAGCCGAGCGCCTCGAGCCTGCACAATGTCGGCCTCATTTACTACGAGACGCAAGATTATGTCAAGGCGGCGCTGGCATTTGAGCAGGCGCTTGATATGGAAGCCAATCATGCCGCCCGGCACATCGCCTACGCCAAGGTTCAGGAGAAATTAGGCAACACCAAGAAAATGCTGGCGGCGCTGGAGAAGGCCGCCGAGCTTGAACCGACGCCGCACACCTTGAACACACTCGCTCAAGCCTACGACAGCACCAAGCAGCCCGAACAAGCCGCCAAGCTTCGCGAGCGCGCCACGGCCATGCTCACGCCCGACAAACCAGCCGCCGCCCCGCGCCATTCGCAGCACCCAGCCCACCCTCAGCAGGCACGCCAGCCGCGGCAACAATCACGAAAAGTGATCATGTAG
- the rplO gene encoding 50S ribosomal protein L15, whose translation MKYNDLQVSANKNKKRVGRGIAAGQGKTAGRGTKGQNARTGKKLRAMFQGGQRPLAQAVPKVRGFKSLRTPAQVVYLDHLNAFDGKTVDNAVLFTEGYIATPFHTVKVIARGELKARVDLKVQAASASVVKAIEKAGGSFEKVATPLRQSMKEAEEK comes from the coding sequence ATGAAATACAACGATCTCCAAGTTTCAGCAAACAAGAATAAAAAGCGCGTTGGTCGCGGTATCGCTGCTGGCCAGGGTAAAACCGCTGGTCGTGGTACCAAAGGTCAGAACGCCCGCACTGGTAAAAAGCTTCGCGCCATGTTCCAGGGTGGTCAGCGTCCATTGGCTCAGGCTGTGCCAAAAGTTCGCGGCTTCAAGAGTCTGCGTACACCAGCTCAGGTAGTCTACCTAGATCACTTGAACGCCTTTGACGGCAAAACCGTTGACAATGCAGTGCTGTTTACCGAAGGCTACATTGCCACGCCGTTCCACACGGTCAAGGTGATCGCCCGCGGTGAATTGAAAGCCAGGGTTGACTTGAAAGTACAAGCTGCTTCCGCTTCAGTTGTCAAAGCGATTGAAAAAGCCGGCGGCTCATTTGAGAAAGTCGCAACGCCACTGCGCCAAAGCATGAAAGAAGCCGAAGAAAAATAA
- the secY gene encoding preprotein translocase subunit SecY — protein MNWRIIFRSLKNKDMQKRLAIVVGIIVVYRMLAHIPVPLANPTQMKTALAAALGQTDLGGFLNLLSGGALASFSLVLVGLSPFITASIITQLLTKAIPKLEELHKDGESGRRKIQQWTRRLTIPLAIVQSIAFIFLLRQTVLAGGTTTLSDPTMLEWTVGVTAMTAGSVLLMWLGELITEQGIGNGISILIFAGIISQIPQMLGSLISSLGNTSAGGLNVFNWFTLPVNPTVFWLVVIMAIASLIVLYFLVKINEAQRVITINYAKRIHGNSSYGGIKSILPVKLIAAGVIPVIFAVAFLSLPQFIGQVMKASGNPNLQNTANTLITWFQAPNPGSFTGSTWEAFIYPTLYFLLVIAFTYFYTGIVFNANEIAENLQKQGGFIEGVRPGEQTEKYLMRTVNRLILFGSIVLGVIAILPFVAEYLMYHLAAIRGSRLSIGGTGLLIVVSVGLESLRQLNSRALMVTYDNFDPDELTKKKSKKRRSSLL, from the coding sequence ATGAATTGGAGAATAATTTTCCGGTCGCTGAAAAATAAAGATATGCAGAAACGCCTGGCCATTGTGGTGGGTATTATTGTAGTGTATCGAATGCTGGCGCATATTCCGGTGCCGCTGGCGAATCCGACACAGATGAAGACGGCACTGGCAGCAGCGCTGGGACAGACTGACCTCGGTGGGTTCTTGAACTTGCTTTCGGGTGGCGCGCTGGCAAGCTTTTCACTCGTGCTGGTTGGGCTCAGTCCATTCATTACCGCCAGCATCATCACTCAGCTCCTCACCAAGGCCATCCCGAAGCTCGAAGAGCTACACAAGGACGGTGAATCGGGTAGGCGTAAGATCCAGCAGTGGACGCGGCGGCTGACCATCCCGCTGGCTATCGTCCAGTCAATCGCCTTTATATTCCTGTTGCGCCAGACAGTGCTGGCTGGCGGTACGACCACGCTGAGCGACCCGACGATGCTTGAGTGGACAGTTGGCGTGACGGCGATGACGGCTGGTTCGGTACTGCTCATGTGGCTGGGTGAATTGATTACCGAGCAGGGTATCGGCAATGGTATTTCGATCTTGATTTTCGCTGGTATCATCAGCCAGATCCCGCAGATGCTCGGCTCACTCATCTCGTCGCTCGGCAACACCTCGGCTGGCGGACTGAACGTCTTTAACTGGTTTACCCTGCCGGTCAATCCAACCGTCTTTTGGCTGGTGGTGATCATGGCTATCGCCTCACTCATCGTTCTCTATTTCCTGGTGAAAATTAATGAAGCCCAGCGCGTCATCACTATCAACTACGCCAAGCGTATCCACGGCAACTCCAGCTACGGTGGTATCAAGAGCATCCTGCCGGTCAAGCTAATCGCTGCCGGCGTCATCCCGGTCATCTTTGCCGTCGCCTTCCTCAGCTTGCCGCAATTCATCGGCCAAGTCATGAAGGCATCAGGCAATCCAAACCTGCAAAACACTGCTAACACCCTGATCACGTGGTTCCAGGCACCCAACCCAGGCTCCTTTACCGGCAGTACCTGGGAGGCGTTCATTTACCCGACGCTGTATTTCCTCTTGGTTATTGCCTTTACCTACTTCTACACCGGGATCGTCTTTAACGCCAACGAAATCGCTGAGAATCTGCAAAAGCAGGGCGGCTTTATCGAGGGTGTTCGACCCGGTGAACAAACCGAAAAGTATCTGATGCGCACCGTCAATCGTTTAATTTTGTTCGGTTCAATCGTCCTCGGCGTCATCGCCATCTTGCCGTTTGTCGCTGAATATTTGATGTATCACCTAGCGGCAATCCGCGGCTCACGCCTGTCGATCGGCGGTACCGGGCTGCTCATCGTAGTCTCAGTCGGCCTCGAGTCACTACGCCAGCTCAACTCGCGCGCTCTGATGGTTACTTATGACAACTTTGACCCAGACGAACTGACCAAGAAAAAGTCGAAAAAACGACGCTCGTCCCTCTTGTAA
- the rpsK gene encoding 30S ribosomal protein S11 translates to MADAKSTKKKQRRSVPAGQLHIQATFNNTIVTFSDKKGNVLTASSAGACGFRGSKKGTAYASQVAAEKAAEAAKTQYGLKSVDVFVKGVGLGRDAAIRAIGAFDISVESIKDVTGVPHGGVRPRKARRA, encoded by the coding sequence ATGGCAGACGCAAAATCTACCAAGAAGAAGCAGCGCCGATCAGTCCCAGCTGGTCAGCTGCATATTCAAGCAACATTTAACAACACCATCGTTACTTTTTCCGACAAGAAAGGTAACGTGTTGACCGCTTCATCAGCTGGTGCATGTGGTTTCCGTGGTAGCAAAAAAGGCACCGCCTATGCTTCACAGGTTGCTGCTGAGAAAGCTGCTGAAGCTGCGAAAACTCAGTATGGTTTGAAATCAGTTGACGTTTTCGTCAAAGGTGTCGGTTTGGGCCGTGACGCCGCTATTCGTGCGATTGGCGCCTTCGACATCTCAGTAGAAAGTATTAAGGACGTAACTGGCGTGCCTCACGGCGGTGTCCGTCCACGAAAGGCACGGAGGGCATAA
- a CDS encoding 50S ribosomal protein L17, giving the protein MHRHGYQGRKFGRERDQRRALLRGLATSLVEHGKIETTLPKAKELKRHIEKIITKAKKGDLASRRQVIAALSTRAAAYKLVDEIAPQLSGRTSGHVRVERTRLRVGDGAQMAIIEFVDDIKPMPKKEK; this is encoded by the coding sequence ATGCATAGACACGGATATCAAGGGCGCAAGTTCGGCCGTGAGCGTGATCAACGACGAGCCTTGCTGAGGGGCCTGGCGACCAGCCTGGTCGAGCACGGCAAAATCGAGACCACCTTGCCGAAAGCCAAAGAGCTGAAGCGCCACATTGAAAAAATCATCACCAAGGCGAAGAAGGGCGATCTAGCCAGCCGCCGCCAGGTGATCGCAGCACTCAGCACCCGCGCTGCTGCTTACAAACTCGTTGATGAAATTGCCCCGCAACTTAGCGGCCGCACCAGTGGACACGTTCGCGTTGAACGAACACGCCTACGTGTTGGCGACGGCGCTCAAATGGCAATCATCGAGTTTGTCGACGACATCAAACCAATGCCAAAGAAGGAGAAATAA
- the rpsM gene encoding 30S ribosomal protein S13 has protein sequence MARIAGVVIPTEKQVQIALTYIYGIGPKHASSILAAANVEPTTRVKDLTEAEENKIREIIDSEYTVEGDLQRLVTNNIKRLKDINAYRGLRHKAGLPTRGQRTRTNARTRKGRAIAVGGTQPKAASKT, from the coding sequence ATGGCTCGAATTGCTGGGGTAGTTATCCCAACAGAGAAGCAGGTACAAATCGCGCTCACCTATATTTATGGGATTGGGCCAAAGCACGCTTCGAGCATCCTTGCGGCGGCGAACGTAGAGCCGACCACTCGGGTGAAAGATCTCACCGAGGCTGAAGAAAACAAGATTCGCGAAATTATCGACAGCGAATACACCGTTGAGGGTGATCTCCAGCGCTTGGTGACGAATAATATTAAGCGCTTGAAGGATATCAACGCCTATCGCGGTCTTCGCCATAAAGCAGGACTGCCGACACGCGGACAGCGGACTCGTACGAATGCACGAACTCGCAAGGGTCGCGCCATCGCCGTGGGCGGTACACAACCAAAAGCAGCAAGTAAGACCTAA